A stretch of the Salvelinus fontinalis isolate EN_2023a chromosome 22, ASM2944872v1, whole genome shotgun sequence genome encodes the following:
- the LOC129819503 gene encoding regulation of nuclear pre-mRNA domain-containing protein 2-like: MAAGSGASSGHGRGSPAALESTLDRRFQGVSNTMESIQGLSNWCIENKKYHSLIVRYWMKWLRKSEASHRLNLFYLANDVIQNCKRKNAIVYRTAFADVLPEAFQLVNNVGDSKVMKSVDRILSIWEERSVYTEELIAELRASLVKEESPVALETPKAPVNSKAALQSKIVAEFVPQAFIDHVSKYHSSVEEVELKEKQLAAMRVDVCSSKDLKRLKDKAGGKRHSKDFEDGSAKLKEFVAFLDRQIKGGSPLLNALGNADIFYEMQYKEVKIVANAYKTFANRVSHLKRKLDSLKATLPDLDESPLPSPSMDAPSPNGSESPFRGLADPESDLDGLAMDDEAEITLGEAPSPLSSPGGSPKQGFTVGELDNRDVEDMELSDEEEAESVGIIVEERVESPVPSPDPIPVPVVTQLPLATEAKPVPQATPSPDLMIPVTPTTNISGSLANVDLGKISSILSSITSVMKKPGVSPGASLVCPSSPAKTTPPAPVAPQVASPLASVLSRVDMTPKALLSALSKTQEQASGRHVLSTLVNSPTGNLSSYSPSTGKLPHSASTPTVPSRGLPLTSSTLQPTPSAPTVGTTTAVLQAASLTQPTQPLDIGPHRGLVLEQGKEEKPSASSLESKIHSFLQVNPGFNAFNLCLTSETMQAGGSDISPLAGTETQVGTPVRDEAGGGTPTLDEFLDTPGGAEPFLAKQGQVSSGGVPKQPDGSLSQSPTAYHNQAWQDPNNPHVHLGPQPGAPNGQGYHQLPYGGKEEVHGIGPSLRESGLAHYQPITTQVSAPTLGEGLPSNTPGGAQAGPNPSVSEGGWYGHPYPEGQALHPNNHNMAASGAGDGKTPMSGRYAYQGEGQTQPYQTKGPQTLLSQQGANPSSFLTSPLPPIPQLPPPPFPGIPAPPASVIVRGVMVPVAQPSPNPEMEDDRAGVSALGGPVIISDHQHKSAFYPEGQPYHPDDLHRHADDPRHHPDDFRCHPNDLRRQPDDLHHLDNFRQHPHDLHRHPDDRYYHPDDFHHLPVDDPHYPYRVRERLTPPLSPSEDPYYYNYPPRSPSPPYGHRPPYHPHMDLHHPDHMPLPPHPPHRPLHQPHLRGLPWGPPRPTLCGPMLRGKRPGPPFGGHLRGGPGGPFFPPKRPHLPPRF, translated from the exons TAATGTGGGAGACTCTAAGGTGATGAAGTCAGTGGACAGGATATTATCCAtctgggaggagaggagtgtgtaCACAGAGGAGCTCATAGCTGAGCTGAGGGCCAGTCTGGTCAAAGAGGAGTCACCTGTTGCTTTAGAAACACCTAAAG CTCCAGTCAACTCTAAAGCTGCTCTTCAATCTAAGATTGTAGCTGAATTTGTC CCCCAGGCATTCATCGATCATGTTTCTAAGTACCACAGCTCTGTGGAGGAAGTGGAGCTAAAGGAGAAACAGCTGGCAGCCATGAGGGTGGACGTCTGCAGCAGCAAGGACCTCAAGAGACTGAAAG ATAAGGCAGGGGGGAAGAGGCACTCCAAGGACTTTGAGGATGGCAGTGCGAAGCTAAAGGAGTTTGTGGCCTTCCTTGACCGGCAGATCAAAGGAGGGTCCCCTCTGTTGAATGCTCTTGGCAACGCAGACATTTTCTACGAGATGCAGTATAAGGAGGTCAAGATAGTCGCCAAT GCCTACAAGACGTTTGCCAACCGGGTGTCCCACCTCAAGCGTAAGCTGGACAGCCTCAAGGCCACCTTACCAGACCTGGACGAGTCGCCCCTCCCCTCGCCCTCGATGGATGCCCCGTCCCCCAATGGCTCAGAGTCCCCCTTCCGTGGCCTGGCCGACCCAGAATCTGACTTGGATGGCCTGGCCATGGATGATGAGGCGGAAATCACTCTGGGGGAAGCAcccagccccctgtcctcccctgGTGGCTCCCCAAAGCAGGGCTTCACTGTCGGGGAGTTAGACAACCGCGACGTGGAGGACATGGAGctctcggatgaggaggaggcagagagcgTCGGTATCATAG TTGAGGAGCGAGTTGAAAGTCCCGTCCCATCTCCAGACCCCATTCCTGTGCCTGTTGTCACACAGCTGCCGCTGGCCACAGAGGCAAAGCCTGTCCCACAGGCCACACCCTCCCCAGATCTCATGATCCCAGTGACCCCTACAACCAACATATCAGGCAGCCTCGCCAATGTAGACCTGGGTAAAATTAGCTCTATCCTCAGCAGCATCACCTCTGTCATGAAGAAACCAG GAGTGAGTCCAGGTGCTTCTTTGGtctgcccctcctctccagcCAAGACCACCCCTCCTGCCCCAGTAGCCCCCCAGGTAGCCAGCCCTCTGGCCAGCGTCCTGTCCAGAGTGGACATGACTCCCAAGGCGCTCCTCAGTGCACTGTCCAAAACCCAGGAGCAGGCCAGCGGGCGACATG TTCTCTCCACTCTTGTGAACAGCCCAACGGGAAACCTCTCCTCATACTCCCCCAGTACAGGCAAGCTCCCTCACTCCGCCTCCACCCCTACAGTACCCTCTCGAGGCCTTCCTCTCACCTCCTCTACGCTCCAACCAACCCCATCAGCCCCTACAGTGGGGACTACCACCGCCGTCCTTCAGGCAGCGTCCCTTACCCAGCCCACACAGCCTCTAGACATCGGCCCTCACAGAGGGCTGGTCCTTGAGCAAGGGAAGGAAGAAAAGCCCTCCGCTTCCAGCCTGGAGTCCAAGATCCACAGCTTCCTGCAGGTTAACCCTGGCTTTAATGCCTTTAACCTGTGCTTGACTAGCGAGACCATGCAAGCGGGAGGCAGCGACATCAGCCCCTTAGCGGGTACTGAGACCCAAGTGGGCACCCCGGTGCGGGATGAGGCCGGAGGAGGCACCCCCACCCTGGATGAGTTCTTGGACACTCCAGGAGGAGCAGAGCCCTTCCTGGCCAAGCAAGGCCAGGTCTCTTCTGGGGGAGTTCCTAAACAACCAGATGGCAGCCTGTCTCAGTCTCCAACTGCCTACCACAACCAAGCCTGGCAGGATCCCAACAACCCTCATGTCCACTTAGGACCACAACCAGGTGCTCCGAATGGGCAGGGGTACCACCAGTTGCCTtatggagggaaggaagaggtGCATGGAATAGGTCCTTCCCTCAGAGAGTCTGGGTTGGCCCATTACCAGCCCATCACGACACAGGTGTCAGCCCCAACCCTCGGGGAGGGGTTACCGAGTAACACACCAGGAGGGGCTCAGGCAGGGCCAAACCCcagtgtgagtgaaggaggatGGTATGGTCATCCCTACCCAGAGGGACAGGCCCTGCATCCTAACAACCACAACATGGCTGCATCAGGGGCAGGAGATGGCAAAACCCCCATGTCAGGACGGTATGCATACCAGGGGGAGGGGCAGACGCAGCCCTACCAAACAAAGGGTCCTCAAACTCTGCTTTCCCAACAGGGGGCCAACCCCTCAAGCTTCCTCACCAGCCCTCTGCCCCCCATTCCCCAGCTGCCTCCACCGCCCTTCCCTGGAATACCAGCCCCACCTGCGTCTGTCATTGTGCGAGGGGTGATGGTGCCTGTGGCGCAACCCTCACCAAACCCTGAGATGGAGGATGACAGGGCGGGCGTCAGTGCATTGGGCGGTCCAGTGATTATCAGTGATCACCAGCACAAATCTGCTTTCTACCCTGAGGGCCAACCCTATCACCCAGATGACCTTCATCGCCATGCCGATGACCCCCGTCATCACCCTGACGATTTCCGTTGTCACCCCAACGATCTACGCCGTCAGCCTGACGACCTGCATCACCTTGACAACTTCCGTCAGCACCCCCACGACCTCCATCGTCACCCAGACGATCGCTATTATCACCCAGACGATTTCCACCATCTACCTGTAGACGATCCTCATTATCCTTATAGAGTCAGAGAGCGCctcactccccccctctctccctcagaagACCCTTACTACTATAATTACCCTCCACGCAGCCCTTCCCCTCCATATGGTCACAGACCCCCCTATCACCCTCACATGGACCTGCACCACCCTGACCACATGCCCCTGCCTCCCCATCCTCCACACCGTCCTCTCCACCAGCCACACCTGAGAGGCCTCCCGTGGGGTCCCCCACGCCCAACCCTCTGTGGCCCCATGCTCAGGGGGAAACGGCCAGGGCCTCCTTTCGGGGGACACCTCAGAGGGGGACCAGGTGGTCCGTTCTTTCCCCCCAAAAGACCACACCTACCTCCGCGCTTCTGA